AAGCTCTTGATATAATTTAAGTTCCAAAAAACTTTTTCGGGAAGGAGTCTAAATGGCAAATAGCGAGAAGTACGATGCATCAGCTATAAAAGTTCTTGAGGGGCTTGAAGCTGTTAGGAAAAGACCGGGAATGTACATTGGCGATACAGGAGTTTACGGTCTTCATCACCTTGTTTTTGAAGTTGTTGACAATAGTGTAGATGAAGCTTTAGCAGGTTATTGCACAGAAATTAAGGTTGTAATCCATGAAGATAATTCGATAACTATTGAGGACAATGGAAGAGGAATTCCCGTTGATATACACCCTGAATATGGTAAACCTGCAGCAGAAATAGTTTTAACGGTTCTGCACGCTGGTGGTAAGTTTGAGAAAAAGGCTTACAAGTATTCTGGTGGTCTTCACGGTGTTGGAGTTTCTATAGTTAATGCCCTTTCTGAATGGTTAAGGCTTGAAATCCACAGAGATGGAAAAGTTTACAGGCAGCTTTACGAAAGAGGAAATCCTGTAAGCGAGTTTCAGTGTGTTGGGGAAACGACGAAAAGGGGAACAATAATTACTTTTAAGCCAGATCCAGAAATTTTTGAAACGACAGAGTTTAGCTGGGATACGTTAGCCAACAGATTAAGGGAACTTGCCTTTTTAAACAAGGGACTCAAAATTACTCTAGTAGATGAAAGAGTTGAACCTGTAAGAGAAGAAGTTTTCTACTTTGAAGGTGGAATTATTGAGTTTGTAAAGAAGATAAACGAGAATAAAGATCCAATCTTTGACGAACCTATTTACATAACTGGAGAAAAAGATGACATTTTGGTGGAAGTAGCACTCCAATATAACTCTACATACACAGAACAGCTTTTTAGTTTTGTTAACAACATCAACACTAGAGAAGGCGGTACTCATGTATCCGGTTTTAGAACTGCACTTACAAGGGCTATTGTTAAGTTTATAGAAGAGAACAACCTTATTCCTAAAAATGCAAAAATTTCAATTACTGGCGATGACGTAAGGGAAGGGCTTACTGCTGTAGTTTCTGTAAAAGTTCCAAATCCTCAGTTTGAAGGACAGACAAAGGCAAAACTTGGCAACTCCGAAGTAAGACCAATAGTTGCGTCCATTGTTTACGAAAAACTTTACGCTTTTCTCTTAGAACGTCCAGACATTGGAAAGAAAATTGCCGAAAAGGTGATTACTGCTGCAAGGGCAAGAGAAGCCGCCAAACGTGCAAGAGAACTTACAAGACGGAAAACAGCTCTTGAGGAGTTCTCCCTTCCCGGAAAACTTGCAGACTGCTCCGAAAGAGACCCTGCTAAGACCGAACTTTTCTTGGTAGAGGGAGATTCTGCCGGAGGTAGTGCAAAGCAAGGGAGAGACAGGCGTTTCCAAGCAATACTTCCTCTTAAAGGAAAAATAATAAACGTTGAAAAGGCAAGGATAGAGAAAGTTCTTTCAAATGATGAAATAAAGACAATTATCACTGCTCTTGGAACAGGAGTAGGGAAAAATTTTGATATAAACAAGCTTCGCTATCACAAGATAATCATAATGACAGACGCGGACGTTGACGGTGCCCACATTAGAACGCTTCTTTTAACTTTCTTCTTTAGACAATTTCCTGAAATTGTTGAAAGAGGACATCTTTTTATCGCCCAACCTCCTCTTTATAGAGTTAAGAAAGGTAAAAAGGAAATGTACATAAAGAGTGAGAAAGAACTTGAAAAGGTAGTTCTTGACTTTGCCCTTGATAGTGTTTCTCTTCTTTCAGGAGAACAAAAAGAACTTGCGAAAGAAAAAGCTCTTGAGGTTGCTCACAATATTTCTAACCTTGAGAGTATTGTTTCAATCCTTGCAAGAAAAAGGGATAGAGACATCATTAACATCTTATTGAGAACAAAAGCTTCTTATAAAGATCTTTATGAGAAGGAAAAAGTAGAAAACTTGGTAAAAGCTATAAAGGAAAAACTACCAAGTTCACTAAAGGGAACAGAGTTTGAAATCTTAGAGGATAAAGAACATCATATTTTCAAAATTCTTTGTAAGATACCTTTTGACAAGTATCTTGTAAAAATAGTTGAGATAGATGAGGATCTCTTAATGTCAGATCTTTACAAACAGGCAAAAGGACTAAAAGAGAGAATACAAGAAGTTCTTGGAAAACCTCCTTACAAGGCAAAAACTAAGAAGGGAGAAGTTAAAGAATTTGAAACCTTAGAACTTCTTTATAACTATCTCTTGCAAGTTGGAAAGGAAGGAATTTACATTCAAAGATATAAAGGACTCGGTGAAATGAACCCAGATCAACTTTGGGAAACTACGATGAATCCAGAAAATAGGACTCTTTTGAGAGTTTCTGTAGAAGATGCGGTTAAAGCAGATGAAATATTTACAATTTTAATGGGAGATAAGGTAGAACCGAGAAAAGAGTTTATCCAAAAGTTTGCAAAAGAAGTTAGAAACTTGGATATTTAGGGAAGGATTTATGTACTTTGAACTTCTCTTTGTTTACGGGACTTTAATGTCGGGCTTTTCTGCCCATACTTTCCTTTTTGATTCGGAATTTGTTGCTCACGGAATTCTCTACGGGGCGAAACTTCTACACTTAGAAGAAGGGTATCCGGGAGTGATTGAGGGAGAGGGAAGAGTTTTTGGAGAAGTTTATAGAGTAGATCCTTTAACCTTAAAAGCCATAGACCTTTTTGAAGAGTTTTATGAAAACTTTCCTGAAAATAGTCTTTATATAAGAGTTAAGAAACCTGTGATGCTTATACAGTTTAACGACTTTGTTGATGCATGGGTTTACCTTCTAAATAAAGACCTTCTTGACAGACTTTCTTTCACAGAAGTTCCATTTGGAAACTGGAAGGAGTTTATAAAGAAGTTGATGAAGTTGTAATAAAATTGAAGAAATAGGAAAAATGGAATATTGAGAAGTTTCTTATGAATATACGAGAAAAAATTTCTTCATTCTTCTTTCTACTACAAGTTTTTCTTGTAGCTATCCTCTATTTTCAAACGAACGCTAAGGGATTTAATATTGGTTTTACTCCTATTTTTGAATTGGGTAGAATTTTCAAATGGAGAAAAACTACTGAAAGAAGCTGGCTGGCGGTACGGAATGGAAATCCACGGCACTGAGAAAAATCCTTATCAAAAGGAACCTTATCTTTATCCTACGGTAGCAATCTACAGTGGAAGCGTTGATTATAATGGTCAAACTATGGACGGAACTCCTTCAAAAACTAACGTTAACTACAAAGGAATACGTTCAGAAGTGGCTTTAAACTTTCCTTTATACGCGAACGAAAATACATTTTGGTCAATAGTTTTCTTTTCCATAGAAGGTGACCGGTGGGATAGAGACATTGTTAGTACATCTCAAGCCCTTGGATATTTAGAAAAGTGGTTTGTTCTTAGTTGGAAAACAGGAATAAAAATAGGACGTGGATATCCTGAAGGATTTAAAGGAAGCTTTTGGTTAGGGTCTAGTTTCCTTACAACAAATACGGTAGATCTTTTTGGAGTTACTGTAGAACCTCAAGGAACCCTTTTTCTTGGTGCGGATTTTAAGTTATTAAACAGGTTGGGAGAATACCTATTTGAAGAAGGGCTTTTTGTTAGATATAGACACTGGGACAAATCTCCTGCAGAATTGGCTATTGTTGATAATAGTTTAATGTCTGTCTGGCAGCCTGAAAGTGAAGAGTTGACATTTGGGGTATTTGTTGGAATTACATTCTAAAAAAGCTTTCTAATCCTTTCTATAACTTCAACTGCCACTTTCTTTGGTATTCCAAGTTTAGCAAGTTCATCTGGTGTAGCTAAAGCAAGTTCTCTTAGATCTTTGTAGAACTTTTCAAGAATTTCTTTCCTTTTTGGCCCAAGTCCCTTGATGTCGTCAAAAATGCTTTTTAACATCTTTTGGCTTCTAACTTTTCTGTTAAAGGAGAGTGCAAATCTATGGGCTTCGTCTCTTAAAAAGGTAAAAAACCTAAATAGATGAGGATACTTTTTAGTTTCTATAACCTCTCCTTCGTCCGTGTAAACTATCTCCTCTTTTTTAGCTATGGAGAAAACGCGAAATGTGAGGGAAAAAGAATCTCTAACTTTCTTAGCTATGTTTAGCTGTCCTAAGCCTCCGTCTACAAGGACAAGGTTAGGAGGTTTAACCTCTCCTTTCTTTATCTTTTTGAAACGCCTTGTTAAAACCTCTTCCATTGAAGCGTAGTCGTTAATTCCACTTACACTTTTCACCCTGTAGCGTCTATACTCATTTTTTAGAAAACTTCCCCTCTCCCAGACAATACAAGAACCAACAGTTCCTTCCCCTTGTAGTGTGGAGATGTCAAAGACTTCAACCCTTTGAGGAAAGTCATCCATAAAAACTTTCTCGTATTCTTCAATAAGTGCTTTAAGGTTTAGGTTTATTCTTTCAAAAGTTCTATTTTTTTCAATAAACTCTAAAATTTCCTTTGGAATAGGCTTAACGGTTAAGTTATCAGCAAGGTAGTTAAAGTTTGCAAAAATTTCTTTTGGTGGCTCTTCATTTTCAAAACTTGCTTTAATCCATATTGTTCCCACAACGTCTTCTGTTAACTCTTTTTCAAAAGTAGTAAGTTCCTTTAAAAGGTTGTCTTCCCAAGGTTCTATAGGATCAAACTGAAATTTCTCTTTACCAAAGACTATTCCGTTTCTAACTGTGATTTTTAACCCGAAAAAGATCCCCCATTTTTCTTCCAAGTAGAAAACATCACAATCTTTATATTCTTCAAAAAACAAAAATCCCTTTTCGTAAAGGTTTTTTATTGCAAAAAACTGATCCCGTAAAGTGGCGGCTTTTTCAAACTNNNNNNNNNNAAGTTCATAGAGTTTGTTTATATAGTTTTTCACGTTTCCTTGTAAGAAGGACAGAACCCCTTCAACCTGTCTTTTGTAATCCCTTTTTGAGATGAATCCACAGCAGGGAGCAGTGCATTGGTCTATGTGGTATTGAAGACAAGGTTTAGGGCGTTTTTTTAATTTTTCACACTTTCTAATTTTGAAAACTTTGTGTATTAAGTCCTTTAAAGCTTTAGCGTTTTTCGGTGGAATAAAAGGTCCAAACTTTTTCCCATTTCCAATGTCTCTTTTTCTAACAACCTTAACGGTGGGGAAATCTTCCTCTGTTATTAGAAGATAAGGGTAACTTTTGTCATCTTTTAATAGGACGTTGAACTTTGGAAGGTGTTTTTTGATAAGTTCAGCTTCTAAGGCTAAAGCTTCTCTTTCGTTCTTAACAATTATGTAATCAAAAGAAACAGCTTCCTTTACGATCTTATAGCTTTTTTGGTTTGGGTCTGTGCAAAGAATATGGGAAGAAAGTCTATTTTTTAAAGACTTTGCTTTTCCAACGTAGATTACTTTTCCGTTTCTATCTTTAAAAAAATAAACTCCCGGAGCATCCGGGACAAATTGAAGCTTATCCTTCATAGGTGGCACAGGACTTTTCGGTTTCAAAGATGGAAACCTTAGAACATTCTATTCCTAGAGGTTCTACGTTTTTACTCACAAAGTAGTAAAAGAACCTTGCAAAGTTTTCAGAAGTTGGAGAACCGTTAAAAAGGGCAATTCCGTCAAGAAATCTTTGGTAAAAATCAGCGTCTTTTGAGGTTGAATTTACTTTAAAGTTATCAAAAGTTAAGTAATGAAATTCTTTTAAAGAAGAAACCTCAATTTCTTTAAACTCAAAAGTTTGAAGCTTGTAATCTTTATTAACAGCTATGGCCTTTAAAGAAGGGATTTCTCCATTTATATTTGGTAAAGAAAGTTTACCATCTTTTATTAGTCCAAGTTTTTCTAAAAAGAAAAGAAGGCTTGGGTCATCCATTCCAAAAATTGTTTTGTGGTCAAAACAGGTATCTACGAACTCCTTTAACCATCCAAGGTGGCCAAAGTCTGTGACCATCTGGGCTTCGTCCAATTTTTCCGATTTTAGGTAAATGATTAGTTTATAGTTATGACCGTGTCCGGGAAGTCTTCTACACTTTGGGTAAGTGTTTTTTGTCCACTTTGGGTTTAGTTTTTGAGAATAAACCGAATGGGCAGCGGAAAATTCTATTACCTTTGAAATCTCAAACATAACTTACTCCTTATCTGGATGAAAGTTTATAAAAGTAACGAGGGTTGTTCCATAGCCTCTTCTTTCAACTATCCATTTTTCATCGTCTGGAAGGAAAGGTTCATTCTTTGGTTCTTCTAAGATTACTAAACCATCTTCATCAAGAAGGTCAAAGTTTCGAACCATATTTACAATCCTTGTGTAGTATCCTTTTTCATACGGTGGGTCTGCGTAGATAAAGTCAAACTTCTCTCCTCTTTTTGAAAGTTTTTTTATTGCGTTAACGTAGTCATCGCAAATTATTTCGTACTTCTCTTTTTCCACACCAAGCTTTTTAAGATTTTCTCTTATTAGTTTACAAAAGCGTTTATCGTTTTCTACAAAAACTACTTTCCCAGCTCCTCTGCTAATAGCTTCAATTCCAACGTTTCCAGTTCCAGCAAAAAGGTCTAAAAACTTTACTCCTTCTAGATAGTTGTTAAGTATAGAAAATACAGACTCCTTTACTCTACCGGTTGTTGGTCTTAAAAGCTTGGTATCTTCACTCTTTGGTAGAGACTTTATTATCCTTCCTTTGTACTTTCCACCTATTATTTTCATTTCTCAGGACTCCTAATAAATTATTACCTTAATAAATTATGCCGCGAGGAGAAAAATGGTTTTTAGACTTTTTAAGTTTTTCTTTCTCTTTTTAATTTTTACAACCCCTAGCTATGGAGATAACTTAGACTGTTTTTTAGAGAATCTTAAGTTCGTCAAAACTTTAAAAATAGTTTTCTCACAAAAGACAAAACTGCCGATTTCAGATGACGAAGTGGAAAGTTATAGAGGAGTAATTTACTACAAAAGGCCTTCAAAGTTTTTATGGAAGTACACAAAGGGAAGCGATATTTTTGTTATATCTGATGGAAAGTTTTTAGAGGTTGTCTTTCCAGAGGATAGAGAGTGTCAGTTAACAGAAGTTAACGAAAGTAGTGAGTTCTTCCCGCTCTTTAAAATCTTGGACGCTCCTTCAAAGTTTTACCAATTTTTTAAAGTTTCGGATCTGGGAAGCGGAGAGTTTGTCCTAGAACCAAGATATGAAAAATCCACTTTTGAAAGGATATACCTTGTAGTAGATAAATCCTGTAATCTCAAACTCTTTAAAACTGTTCAAATAGATGGAACAGAAAGTAAGTATGTAATTAAGTCTTTTGAAGAAAATGTTAAGCTGGAAGACAATCTTTTTAAGTTAATTCCATGTGGAAATTAAAAGCCGGCAAATGCCGGCAAGGAGGATACCATGGGAACTGGAAGGAGGGGGTGAAAGTAAATTTATTCTAATTTTATTAATTGTCAAGACCGATTTTATAAAGGAATTTTTATCCTTTCCTTAAGGTAAAATTAGGGCTGAAATATTTTGAAGGTAAAGAAGGAGGCTTTTTGTGCTGAAAAGGACAGTTTGCACTTACTGTGGTGTGGGGTGTGAAATTGCTTTTGAGAATGGAAAACCCCGTCCTCTAAAAGAAGGAGTTGTAAGTAAAGGAAAGCTATGTATAAAGGGAAACTTTGGACATGAGTTTATAGAAAGTCCAAAAAGATTAAAAGGAGCATACGTTAGAAAGTCCTTTTTAAAAGAGTTTGGCTTTGATCCCAATAATTTTGAAACTTTTGATGAAAACTTTGTTAAAGTTCCTTATTCTTTAGCTTATGATCTTGTGGCAAAGAAATTCCTTGATATAAAGGAAAAATTTGGAGGAAACTCCTTTGCAGCAATAGGTGGAGCAAGAACGAATTGTGAGAGTGTTTTCGCCTTTCAAAAGTTTGCAAGGGAAGTTATGGGTTCTCTTAACATTGATAACTGTGCAAGAATTTGCCATGCTCCAAGCTTAAGAGGACTTGTTGAGACTGTTGGAGAAGGAGCAGCATCTATACCTTTTGATGAAATTTACAATGCAGAACTTATCGTTGTAATAGGTTCGAACACGACAGAAGCTCATCCTATTGTTAGCCATAGAATAATAGAGAAAGTAAGGAAAGGTGGAAAACTTGCCGTTATTGATGTTAGAGAAATTGGTCTTTTTAAGTTTGCAAAGCATAAGCTTTTAATACCTTTTGAATCAAACCTTTTGGTTTTAAATGCAATAGCAAGAGTAATCTTAGAGGAGGAACTTTACAATAAGGAATTTATAGAAAAGAGGACAAAAGGCTTTGAAGAATATAAAAAAGCCATCCTGAACGATGATCTTTCAGATCCAAAGATTTTTAGAAAGTTAAAAGGTTATGAAAACTTAGAGGAAAAAATTAGAAATCTTGCTAAAGAAATTGCTACTTCAAAAACTGTGTTCCTTTGGGGACTTGGAGTTACTGAGCATATTGATGGTTCAAAAAATGTTATGGCAATAGCAAATTTAGCTTTACTTACGGGAAATGTTGGAAAAGAGGGAACAGGACTTATGCCCCTAAGAGGGCAGAACAACGTCCAAGGCGCCTGTGATATAGGAATGCTTCCTTACTACCTTCCGGATTATCAAAAGACAGAAGGAAGAGGATTGATGACTCCGGAAGTTATTGATGCTATTTTGGATGGAAAGATAAAAGCTTTATTTGTTATGGGGGAAGACCTTGCTCACGTTCACCCAAACGTAAACAAGATAAGGAGAGCTCTTTCAAAACTTGACTTTTTGGTAGTTAATGAGCTTTTCCCTTGTGAAATAACAAAATTTGCAGATGTTGTTTTTGGAGTTAAAAGCTGTTATGAAAAAATGGGAGTTTACGTAAACGCGGAAAGGCGCCTTCACCTCTCAGAGCCGATCTTTGAAGTAGATCTTCCAGATGATTGGGGAGTTATCTCAGAAATAGCAAAAAGAATGGGAGTAGACTTTGGTTATAAAACTTCTGAAGACGTATGGAACGAAGTAAGAAAGGCAGCTCCAAAAAGATTTTCTGGGGCAAGCTATGAAGTTTTAAGAAAGAATTTCCTTAATTCTCCTCAGTGGCCGGTAGTAGATGGAAAGGGAACAAGAATTCTCCATACCGATGAGTTTTCAACAGAGGATGGAAAAGGAAGGTTTAAGTTTAACCGCTACGCGGTGCGTGGAATGGTAAAAGAACTTCTTGAAAGTGGTGATTTTAAAGACTTTTACCTAACTACTGGAAGAATTTTAGTTCACTATAACAACGCTGTTCAAACTGGAAACTGTCCAACTTTAGAAAAGTTTAAAACCTTTAAAGAAGATGTTGTTTACGCAAGCGAGGAAGATAGAGAAAGATTGAAGAACGCTAAAAGGGTTAAACTTGTATCACCTTTTGGAGAAACTAAAGACTTACCTATAGAGTTTAATAAGCACATAAAGAGAGGAACTCTTTTTGTTTCTTTCCATAGGGCAAAGAGTATGGTTAACGCTTTGTTTGGTGATGAAGGAGACCAATTTGTAAAAACTGCAAAGTTCAAGTCTGTAAAAGTAAAAGTGGAAGTTGTGGAATGAGACTAAAAAAATCCTTAGGACAACATTTTTTAAGGGATAAGAACATCATAAAAAAAATTGTTGACGCTGGAGATTTGAAGCATATTGATAAAGTTGTTGAAATAGGAGCCGGAGGGGGAGCTTTAACGGAAGAAATTATCAGTAGGAATCCAAGAGAACTTGTAGTAGTTGAAATTGATAATGATTGGGTTAAGCATTTAGAAGATAAATTTGGTGAAAAAATAAGAATTATTAATACTGATGCAACTAAGTTTGATTTTTCTTCTTTGGATGAAAAGTTTAAATATTTTGGGAACCTTCCATACAACGTTTCAACGAAGATTCTTAGAAACCTTTTAGACCATAGAAAGACAATGGTTAAAGGTATTTTTATGGTTCAAAAAGAGGTAGCACAAAGGCTCTGTGCTAAAAGCGGTAAAGAGTATGGCTACCTTCCTGCCCTTTTGTCTTTATTTTTTGACATTAAAAAACTCTTTGACGTTCCACCAAGAGCTTTTGTTCCTCCTCCAAAAGTTATGTCAACCGTTTTTGAAATGGTTCCAAAAAATTTTGATAAGGAAGAGGATAAGCTTTTAGAGTTTGAGAAGTTTTTAAAAAAAGTTTTTTCTCACCGTAGGAAGAAGCTAAAAAGCAACCTTAAACTGAAAAACTATTCGCAAGAATTTTCAAAGTACTTAGAAAAAAGAGCCGAGGAATTAACACCACAAGAACTTTTGGAACTTTTTGAAAAGTTGTGGTATAAAAACAATTAATTTTTTTGAATGTTCTTTGAAAGAGAAACAAGGTTTTGGAAAAAGCTAATTGTAAAATAGTGTGAATTGCATTATCTGTAGATTACTGATTAGTAAGAGTTTTAATGGAGAATTTTGAAATGCCCTAGAAAGTGGAAGGGATTGTGACTCTGCTAATCCTGAACCTACTTTAAACATTACCTCTTTATATCTCGAAATGTCCTAAAAAGGGGAATTAAGAACTTTTAGGTAATTACTCTTGAAACATCAATTTGTTTCTTCTATTTTTCTCTCAGAAAAAAATCGTTCTCGTTGCGACTTTCTGATTTCCAAAAAGGAGGTAAGGTAATGAAAAAACTACTAGCCTTGTTAACAGCAGTAGTAATAAGTGGCAGTGTAATAGAGGCAAAAGCTGAAGATTGGGGACTTGAAAGAGTAAAAGAGCCTTTTAGTTCTATTACTAAAAAGATAAAGGTAAACG
This DNA window, taken from Desulfurobacteriaceae bacterium, encodes the following:
- a CDS encoding GIY-YIG nuclease family protein, with protein sequence MKDKLQFVPDAPGVYFFKDRNGKVIYVGKAKSLKNRLSSHILCTDPNQKSYKIVKEAVSFDYIIVKNEREALALEAELIKKHLPKFNVLLKDDKSYPYLLITEEDFPTVKVVRKRDIGNGKKFGPFIPPKNAKALKDLIHKVFKIRKCEKLKKRPKPCLQYHIDQCTAPCCGFISKRDYKRQVEGVLSFLQGNVKNYINKLYEL
- the lolA gene encoding outer membrane lipoprotein chaperone LolA, which codes for MVFRLFKFFFLFLIFTTPSYGDNLDCFLENLKFVKTLKIVFSQKTKLPISDDEVESYRGVIYYKRPSKFLWKYTKGSDIFVISDGKFLEVVFPEDRECQLTEVNESSEFFPLFKILDAPSKFYQFFKVSDLGSGEFVLEPRYEKSTFERIYLVVDKSCNLKLFKTVQIDGTESKYVIKSFEENVKLEDNLFKLIPCGN
- the rsmD gene encoding 16S rRNA (guanine(966)-N(2))-methyltransferase RsmD, giving the protein MKIIGGKYKGRIIKSLPKSEDTKLLRPTTGRVKESVFSILNNYLEGVKFLDLFAGTGNVGIEAISRGAGKVVFVENDKRFCKLIRENLKKLGVEKEKYEIICDDYVNAIKKLSKRGEKFDFIYADPPYEKGYYTRIVNMVRNFDLLDEDGLVILEEPKNEPFLPDDEKWIVERRGYGTTLVTFINFHPDKE
- a CDS encoding molybdopterin-dependent oxidoreductase; translation: MLKRTVCTYCGVGCEIAFENGKPRPLKEGVVSKGKLCIKGNFGHEFIESPKRLKGAYVRKSFLKEFGFDPNNFETFDENFVKVPYSLAYDLVAKKFLDIKEKFGGNSFAAIGGARTNCESVFAFQKFAREVMGSLNIDNCARICHAPSLRGLVETVGEGAASIPFDEIYNAELIVVIGSNTTEAHPIVSHRIIEKVRKGGKLAVIDVREIGLFKFAKHKLLIPFESNLLVLNAIARVILEEELYNKEFIEKRTKGFEEYKKAILNDDLSDPKIFRKLKGYENLEEKIRNLAKEIATSKTVFLWGLGVTEHIDGSKNVMAIANLALLTGNVGKEGTGLMPLRGQNNVQGACDIGMLPYYLPDYQKTEGRGLMTPEVIDAILDGKIKALFVMGEDLAHVHPNVNKIRRALSKLDFLVVNELFPCEITKFADVVFGVKSCYEKMGVYVNAERRLHLSEPIFEVDLPDDWGVISEIAKRMGVDFGYKTSEDVWNEVRKAAPKRFSGASYEVLRKNFLNSPQWPVVDGKGTRILHTDEFSTEDGKGRFKFNRYAVRGMVKELLESGDFKDFYLTTGRILVHYNNAVQTGNCPTLEKFKTFKEDVVYASEEDRERLKNAKRVKLVSPFGETKDLPIEFNKHIKRGTLFVSFHRAKSMVNALFGDEGDQFVKTAKFKSVKVKVEVVE
- a CDS encoding 6-carboxytetrahydropterin synthase — its product is MFEISKVIEFSAAHSVYSQKLNPKWTKNTYPKCRRLPGHGHNYKLIIYLKSEKLDEAQMVTDFGHLGWLKEFVDTCFDHKTIFGMDDPSLLFFLEKLGLIKDGKLSLPNINGEIPSLKAIAVNKDYKLQTFEFKEIEVSSLKEFHYLTFDNFKVNSTSKDADFYQRFLDGIALFNGSPTSENFARFFYYFVSKNVEPLGIECSKVSIFETEKSCATYEG
- a CDS encoding gamma-glutamylcyclotransferase family protein; the encoded protein is MYFELLFVYGTLMSGFSAHTFLFDSEFVAHGILYGAKLLHLEEGYPGVIEGEGRVFGEVYRVDPLTLKAIDLFEEFYENFPENSLYIRVKKPVMLIQFNDFVDAWVYLLNKDLLDRLSFTEVPFGNWKEFIKKLMKL
- the gyrB gene encoding DNA topoisomerase (ATP-hydrolyzing) subunit B, which produces MANSEKYDASAIKVLEGLEAVRKRPGMYIGDTGVYGLHHLVFEVVDNSVDEALAGYCTEIKVVIHEDNSITIEDNGRGIPVDIHPEYGKPAAEIVLTVLHAGGKFEKKAYKYSGGLHGVGVSIVNALSEWLRLEIHRDGKVYRQLYERGNPVSEFQCVGETTKRGTIITFKPDPEIFETTEFSWDTLANRLRELAFLNKGLKITLVDERVEPVREEVFYFEGGIIEFVKKINENKDPIFDEPIYITGEKDDILVEVALQYNSTYTEQLFSFVNNINTREGGTHVSGFRTALTRAIVKFIEENNLIPKNAKISITGDDVREGLTAVVSVKVPNPQFEGQTKAKLGNSEVRPIVASIVYEKLYAFLLERPDIGKKIAEKVITAARAREAAKRARELTRRKTALEEFSLPGKLADCSERDPAKTELFLVEGDSAGGSAKQGRDRRFQAILPLKGKIINVEKARIEKVLSNDEIKTIITALGTGVGKNFDINKLRYHKIIIMTDADVDGAHIRTLLLTFFFRQFPEIVERGHLFIAQPPLYRVKKGKKEMYIKSEKELEKVVLDFALDSVSLLSGEQKELAKEKALEVAHNISNLESIVSILARKRDRDIINILLRTKASYKDLYEKEKVENLVKAIKEKLPSSLKGTEFEILEDKEHHIFKILCKIPFDKYLVKIVEIDEDLLMSDLYKQAKGLKERIQEVLGKPPYKAKTKKGEVKEFETLELLYNYLLQVGKEGIYIQRYKGLGEMNPDQLWETTMNPENRTLLRVSVEDAVKADEIFTILMGDKVEPRKEFIQKFAKEVRNLDI
- the rsmA gene encoding 16S rRNA (adenine(1518)-N(6)/adenine(1519)-N(6))-dimethyltransferase RsmA, with the translated sequence MRLKKSLGQHFLRDKNIIKKIVDAGDLKHIDKVVEIGAGGGALTEEIISRNPRELVVVEIDNDWVKHLEDKFGEKIRIINTDATKFDFSSLDEKFKYFGNLPYNVSTKILRNLLDHRKTMVKGIFMVQKEVAQRLCAKSGKEYGYLPALLSLFFDIKKLFDVPPRAFVPPPKVMSTVFEMVPKNFDKEEDKLLEFEKFLKKVFSHRRKKLKSNLKLKNYSQEFSKYLEKRAEELTPQELLELFEKLWYKNN
- a CDS encoding helix-hairpin-helix domain-containing protein, yielding FEKAATLRDQFFAIKNLYEKGFLFFEEYKDCDVFYLEEKWGIFFGLKITVRNGIVFGKEKFQFDPIEPWEDNLLKELTTFEKELTEDVVGTIWIKASFENEEPPKEIFANFNYLADNLTVKPIPKEILEFIEKNRTFERINLNLKALIEEYEKVFMDDFPQRVEVFDISTLQGEGTVGSCIVWERGSFLKNEYRRYRVKSVSGINDYASMEEVLTRRFKKIKKGEVKPPNLVLVDGGLGQLNIAKKVRDSFSLTFRVFSIAKKEEIVYTDEGEVIETKKYPHLFRFFTFLRDEAHRFALSFNRKVRSQKMLKSIFDDIKGLGPKRKEILEKFYKDLRELALATPDELAKLGIPKKVAVEVIERIRKLF